One Parvivirga hydrogeniphila genomic window, CGCCGTGGTCGGCATCGTCGGGGGCGAGGTCTTCGGGCGGATCAAGTACTTCCTCGCCCGCGTGGATGGCTCGATCATGCTCGACGAGTATACGCAGGTGTACAACCGCAAGTACTGCTCCCAGGCGTTGCGCAACGCCATCGGCCAGTACCAGCGGTACCAGACGCCGTACTCGGTCACGCTGCTTTCGCTCTCGCCGGCGCTGTTCGCCGAGCTGCGCCCCTCCCGGCAGCACTCGATGCTGAAGTCGGTGGCCAATCACATCCGGAGCGACATCCGCCTCGTTGACGACGTCGGCTACCTCGGCGATGGCCGGTTCCTGCTCATGTTCCCCAACACCCCGAAGGCTGGTGCGGAGGTCGCCGCAGATCGCCTGCGGGCCGGGGTCCGAGACCTGTTGGGTGCGAAGGACGAGTCTGTCTCGGCGACGGTGCTGAGCGTGGCCGAGGACCCCTCGGCGATGTGCGAACTCGCGCGCTCGCTCGAGCCTGCCCCGCCACCACGTCTCGACGACGTGTGCGCAGGTGTGCAGGAGCAGGGCTAGTCGGCGACGTACAGTCTGGCTCGATCCGCGAGCGCGATCCTGGCCCGCGCGAGCGCCTGACGCGCTCGTTCCGGCTCGTCCACGCGCAGGATGTCGACCGCCGCGCTCCCGGTGGGCTCGACGAAGCAGTATGCGTACTCCACGTTGATGCCGTCTGCCTGAAGCGCTTCGAGCACGTCAGCGAGGCCGCCCGGTCGGTCGGGGACCTCGACGGCAAGCACCTCGGTGAGCGAAGCGCCGAACCCGGCGTCGTCGAGCAGTTGCACAGCACGACGCGGCGTGTCGCAGATGATGCGCACCACGCCGAACTCGCTGGTGTCCGCGACCATGAGGGCGCGCATGTTGATGCCCGCGTCGCCGAGCACCCGCGTGAGCTCCGCAAGGCGCCCGGTCGTGTTCTCGAGGAAGACGCTTACCTGCTCCACCATCACGCCGTCCCTCCTTCGTTCCGCAGGTCGAGGACCCGCTTGGCCTTGCCCTCGCTCCGCTGGATGGACTTGGGCTCGACGAGCTTCACGTCGATGGAGATCGCGAGCGCGGAGGTGATCTCCTGCGCCACCGTGCGCCTCAACGCTTCGAGCGCTTTGACCTCGTCGAAGGCGATCTCCGGTGCGACTTCCACGTGCACCTCGACGTGGTCCATGACGCCGCGCTTGGTGAGCACCACCTGGTAGTGCGGCGCGACGCCCGGGATGCCGGTCAACACCTGCTCGATCTGGCTCGGGAAGACGTTCACGCCGCGGATGATGAGCATGTCATCGGTGCGGCCGGAGATGCGTTCGAGCCGCCGGAAGGTCCGCCCGCACGCGCAGCGGC contains:
- a CDS encoding GGDEF domain-containing protein, with the translated sequence MKYTRFETLVIALGAAVVAASVLVPREVAPQWPELVAQALLFVTFAAAAHWGRNGGSVTAMASALIYVLTRVPLLSSQGLTSNVAGALLTRLVAFAVVGIVGGEVFGRIKYFLARVDGSIMLDEYTQVYNRKYCSQALRNAIGQYQRYQTPYSVTLLSLSPALFAELRPSRQHSMLKSVANHIRSDIRLVDDVGYLGDGRFLLMFPNTPKAGAEVAADRLRAGVRDLLGAKDESVSATVLSVAEDPSAMCELARSLEPAPPPRLDDVCAGVQEQG
- a CDS encoding ACT domain-containing protein, with the protein product MVEQVSVFLENTTGRLAELTRVLGDAGINMRALMVADTSEFGVVRIICDTPRRAVQLLDDAGFGASLTEVLAVEVPDRPGGLADVLEALQADGINVEYAYCFVEPTGSAAVDILRVDEPERARQALARARIALADRARLYVAD